From Hyla sarda isolate aHylSar1 chromosome 12, aHylSar1.hap1, whole genome shotgun sequence:
gtcagaccacacatagaatactgtgtacagtactggtcagaccacacatagaatactgtgtacagtactggtcagaccacacatagaatactgtgtacagtactggtcagaccacacatagaatactgtgtacagtactggtcagaccacacatagaatactgtgtacagtactggtcagaccacacataaaatactgtgtacagtactggtcagaccacacatagaatactgtgtacagtactggtcagaccacacatagaatactgtgtacagtactagtcagaccacacatagaatactgtgtacagtactagtcagaccacacatggaatactgtgtacagtactggttagaccacacatagaatactgtgtacagtactagtcagaccacacatagaatactgtgtacagtactggtcagaccacacatagaatactgtgtacagtactggtcagaccacacatagaatactgtgtacagtactggtcagaccacacatagaatgctgtgtacagtactggtcagaccacacatagaatactgtgtacagtactggtcagaccacacatagaatactgtgtacagtactgggcaccagtgtacaagaaagatatagtggagctggagagggttcaaagacgggcaaccagggtaatacagggaatgggaggactacagtacccagaaagattatcagaattagggttatttagtttagaaaaaagaaggcttaggggagacctaataactatgtataaatatatcaggggaccgtacagagatctctcccatgatctatctatacccaggactgtatctataacaagggggcttcctctacgtctagaggaaagaaggtttctacaccagcacagacgggggttctttactgtaagagcagtgagactgtggaattctctcccggaggaggtggtcatggtgaactcaataaaagagttcaaaagaggtctggatatgtttctggagagtaataatattacaggttatggatactagatttatagggacagaacatttatTTAGGGAGTTATTAATCCCTAATATTCAGTTTAGTGGAAAAAGATTCATATAACGTGTATTCGATTGATCTTAAGCCTTGCTAattctgggcttaggagtccagtgggtggttccACTCTGTGACAGCCTTTCCTTATATGacttttaattcagaagaagATGTCAATCATCACTAATATGGCCCCCTTTGGATGGACTTCTTCGCATTAAAAGGCATCTAATGGTCAGTCATATAAGTGATTGGCAGAATCATATAGGAATGACTGCGCATCATTGAGTAGAATCGCCAACTGGACTCCCCTAGAAAGAAAAGAGATGTAAGTGAATAAAATACATGTTTTACAGCATCCTCAAACGTTATATCAATCAGACCAGTTTCTTCTGCTCAGTAACATGAAGCCTGCAGATTAGACAACATGTTCAATGTGGCAGgtttcctttaaagaggtactctgcccctggttatcttatcccctatccaaaggataggtgagaagatgtctgatcgcggggtgtcTGGCCActtggaccctccgcgatctcggggctggcaccccggcgttctgaacattctgAACCCCTTCATTCCTATCTATGGTAAGGGGCATAACGGCTGTGGTTgctcatcacaccccctcctatagacatgatggATGGGGCGTGGCGAGACATAACGACCACAGCCAGCCGAACCCAGCAATCTGAATATGAATGTTCAGAACGCTAGGGTGCTGaccacctgcgatcagacatattattccctatcctttggataagggattagACGTCCAGGGGCGAAGTTGGTAGTGTAGGTGtgaattaatggggtactcctgtgaaaaacaaatgttttcaaatcaactggtgcctgtaaattatacagattagtaaattacttctatttagaaatcttaatccctccagtacttaccagctgatgtatactacaaagaaaCAATATCCAACAAAGAAATAGAAACCAGGCACTACAAGGGTTAAAGCAAATAGGTAGACTCAGCTGTGGTAGCCACTGATGTAGGTAGGGGTCCTATACACAGGTCTGTGTGGTGCTCAGTGTCTATCATAGGAAGGTACTGTAATATGTAGCATAGAGAACGAAACAGAGACACGGCAACTCATGAAGTAGATGTCTGTGAAACTGTGATTTATTCAGGCAATGAGGCAAAATCACATGGAATGAGGACTCGCGGGAGTGGGGGAGAGTGGAACAGTCGCGGGGACAAGGCAAAGTCCGTTTCACGTCAGATGACGCTTCTTCTGGCTATCACTGGAGTGGGGGAGAGTGGAACAGGTGCGGGGACAAGGCAACGTCCGTTTCATGTCAGATGACGCTTCTTCTGGCTATCACTGGAGTGGGGGAGAATGGAACAGGTGCGGGGACAAGGCAACGTCCGTTTCACGTCAGATGACGCTTCTTCTGGCTATCACTGGAGTGGGGGAGAGTGGAACAGGTGCGGGGACAAGGCAACGTCCGTTTCATGTCAGATGACGCTTCTTCTGGCTATCACTGGAGTGGGGGAGAGTGGAACAGGTGCGGGGACATGGCAACGTCCGTTTCACGTCAGATGACGCTTCTTCTGGCTATCACTGGAGTGGGGGAGAGTGGAACAGGTGCGGGGACAAGGCAACATCCGTTTCACGTCAGATGACGCTTCTTCTGGCTATCACTGGAGTGGGGGAGAGTGGAACAGGTGCGGGGACAAGGCAACGTCCGTTTCATTACAGATGACGCTTCTTCTGGCTATCACTGGAGTGGGGGAGAGTGGAACAGGTGCGGGGACAAGGCAAAGTCTGTTTCACGTCagatgacgcttcttccggcctcgaggTCGGAAGAAGCGTCATTTGAAGTGAAACGGACGTTGCCTTGTCCCCGCACCTATTCCACTCTCCCCCCACTCCCGTTATAGCGAGTCCTCATTCCATGTGATTTTGCCTCATTGCCTGAATAAATCACAGTTTCACAGACGTCTACTTGGTGAATTGCCTTGTCTCTGTTTCGTTCTCTATGCTACatatactacaaagaaagttgtgtagttctttccagtctgaccacagtgctctctgctgacacccctgtccgtgtcaggaactgtccagattaggagcaaatccccatagcaaacctcccctgctctggacagttcctgacatggacagaggtgtcagcagagagcactgtggtcaaaatgaaaagaactacacaacttcctctgtagtatgcggcagctaataaatactggaaggattaagattgttaaatataAGTAATGTACAAACCtgtaatttgaaaacatttgttttccaccagaatacccctttcataTCTGTTGGTTCTACCGGGGGCAATAGCCCGGCCGAAGACTGCAGCCTGTCTTGACCAAAAGCATGAGAGAGGGGTTAGCTATTTGGCCTTCTTCATAGAGATAACTGCAACTAAGATTTGTGAAATATCATTTTCTTAGTAACTATTATAGTTTTAAATAAAGGACTTTATGTACGAACTAGGAAACCAGGGAAGAAAAGAAATACTTTTTATTTGTAGATTTGGGCACAGACAAAGGATCAGATTTATGTCATCATTTTGGCAAGCAGAACAATTTCTATATTGCCGATATTTTAAAATGCAtcttaaaatcaaatttttttttaaattaatattcTCCTTTGCTGAAATACTCACACGTAAATTTCTGAGGAAATCTGACACACTTGGCTCTGCTTCATCACACTCGCCTTTAGGTTCTACCTCTCACACAATTTATTCATACTGTAACTTTCTCATTTAAAACTTTCTAGGCTATAAATTTttatataaactttactgaaagtcCCATGGACACACATCAGCTTTGCTTCCCGACACCTCGGtctcattgacttcagtgggttcCTCGAGCACTTCCCAGGGACAGATCTCCGACAATTTGTTTGACTTTTCCACACATGCAGCTTCAGCCTTTTGTCTAGTTGTATCTACTGTGTTCTTTACACTGCTCCCTGGTTCATCTGAACATCTCGTACTTTTTTCTACTAGAGAGTAGTGACAGCGCCTCTCATGCTTAGCATTAGTTTCTGAGCCATAGAGGTCACCAATACGGCTCTCGCTCTTACTCATGGTTTTGGTCAGTGGCCGAGGGTCCTCACTTGACCAGCTGCTTAAGGAATCCTGTTTACTCTGTGACTTCACTAGAGGACTCTTTGAAGGCCTGCTCGTCTGGGATGAATCCCAGGTAGATGTTTCATCCATTACCTTTGAAGAAGGTTCCCAGCTGTGGCTCTGGGACTGACTCATGGTTGCAGGAGTCTCTTCAGAATCTAGGCTTTCCCAAGGACATATCTCACCTCTCCTGGCTTCCAAATCCAAACTATCAGAGGTTTTAGACTGAACCGGACACCCATCAAATGTCTTGCTCTGTGACTGGCTGAGTACACCAGGAGAACCTCCAGATTCTTCACTCTCCCATGGACATATGGCATCTCTTTGCTTGCCAAGTACTTCTAGCTTCATGGCAAGCTTGCTACTACTCAAACCTCCCATCTCCAATACCTCATCATCTGCTTCCCAATGACATATATCTTTTCTTGTCTTCTCTGTATTCTTCCTTTCCCAATGACAGCTCTCTGTTCTTGCGTTCTTCTCCTCCCCTTCCCACACATTTTCATTGtgaccttttttttcttctgctgaAGGGCTGTGGAAAGAAAGGTTGCTGCCTGACTGACTAAGTGGACCTCCTGGACCCTCGCTGTCTGTACTCTCCCATGGGCATATTTCAATTCTTCTACTTTCCACGCTATTTGATTTTTGCTGAAATTCCCTAGGACCCTCCATGCTTTCCCAAGGGCAGACTGCTTCCCTCAACTGGCTCATTCTTTCTAACCTGCTGGCCGGAGAGGTATGTTTGGAGAGTTTTGGAGTAGAATGTTTCTCCTCTTGTTTTATCTGGGTGTCTATACTTTTATTTGGCTGTGGGGAGGAGCATATGGGCCCTTTAGTTTCCGCCATGTTGAATGCTGGAGgtttttgtttcttttcctcTGTATAATTGGATTCTGTTTCCCATGGACAAACCTCTTCAAGCAACTGTTTATTGGTGTCTACAGTCCCGTCTACAGCTTGTCTCATCCTTTCCTTGTTTTCTCTTAACACAGCTGTTCCTTTAAATGCCCTGACTGCAAGAACCAGACTTTTTAGGGTGTTCTTGTATGGCGGCCTTGCGGTTTCTATTGACTCTGACTTCACCCCTGTACCTGTTGTTGCTAAGCCTGTATCTTTGGATGCTTCACTTTGTACTGTTCCAGGCTTAATGGTTAAAGGAGAAGAGTTCTCAGTTTCATTTTGTTTCCAACATCGATGACCCTCCTCTGGACTCTTGGGTTCTTCACTACTGCCTAAACTGTGGTGCTTCCCTACCACATCTCCCTTCTTTACACGTGAGCCATGTGGCTTTTCTGATGAATGAGAGCTGTCCAAACTGCTGCATTTTCCTGGTGCATAGGTGACGTGTTTCTGTGACCGATTTTCACACTGTGTTGGGAGTTCTTGAACTTCCCACGGACAAACTTCTGCTTTGTCAAAGCTGCCACCCAACAAAGGGTTTCGGCTTCCTTCCATTGTTCGCTCTGTGGACATATCTGTTAGTGGTCCCTTTCCTCTAGCACTTCCCATCATGCTATGGGATTTCTGTAGAGTGCCAGGCTGTACACTCAATGGCTTTTTATCAGCTAGTAGATTGTGGGCACTAAGAGATTTACAAACCAAGGGGGCCTGACGAAGAGAATCACCACGTGAGCGTAGTGATACATTCCGAGCAAGATTTCGTCGCATGAGGGAGTCTCGTAAGGAGGCGTCCCGTGCTGAGCTTTCCAAACGTGGGGAAGTGGCTCCTGTATCCTTGGATTCTTGCATGTGGTCATAAGTGCTATGTGACTTTCTTAAGGAGAGAACTCTCTGCCTCAAAGACTCTTCGCGCAGTTTAACACTGCTACTGTCCTGTTGCCTCCGCCTTTGTCCACCGGTAGAACCTGGTGATCCTTCTCGTTCCTCGCGTCCACTTTGCTTTGAATCTGGGACTTCAGTGATACGTCGAATAATAGATCGACCAAGTCCCCTTCGAGAGCTGCGTTTCTTCTGCAGATGGGGATTGTTTAGAGTCATTTTCTTTGTTTTGTGGACTTCCAGCTGAGCATAAAGTTTCTTCAGTTCATCCTGCCGAAAGGAATGTTAAAGGTGACAATCTGTTAGGACTGTGTGACATTATATATTCTTTATACATTGGTCAAACAGGAGTTACAGAACTCTTTTCTATCCTGTGCATATCAGATGGGCTTTATGATACAATGTCCATAATCCTCTAAAACTCCATTGTGGAATGTTCTGCATACAGCAATCTCTGTACAAGCCGTGGATCTAAAAAGGAgggattaaagaggtactccactgccccagcattgtggagtacccctttaagtaacagttTGGGGAACCAGGGGAAGAAGAGATTTCCCTGAATCAGTACTCCATAGATTTACTTGCATCTCCTTATGTTACCAATACAATTAAATAATCAGTTTCCTGCACAACCATTAAAACAATAGAAAGAACAAGAGCGCTCCCTGGGGTGACACCTTCAGTAAAAATATTAAAAGCAAGTGGGCCAAGGACCAACTCACCTATGTCGGTTGTGCAATATACTGGCACATCACGTTAATTCGCTTAAAgatgtactcccgtggaaaccttttttttttttttttttttttaatcaaccagtgccagaaagttacacagatttgtaaatcacttctattaaaaaaatcttaatccttccaatacattttaggggctgtatactaaagagaaatctaaaaatgaaatgtatttcctgtgatgtcctgaccacagtgctctctgctgacctctgctgtccattttaagaactgtccagaacagaagaaaatccccatagcaaacatatgctgctctggacagttcgtaaaatggacagcagaggtcagctgagagcactgtggtcaggacatcacaggaaatgcatttcttttttagatttctctttagtatacagcccctaaaatgtactggaaggattaagattttttaatagaagtgatttacaaatctgtttaactttctggcaccagttgatttaaaaaaaaaaaaaagttttcaacgggagtacccctttaatcggttGAGGCTGCTGCACACTCCTCCTCACACTCCAGGCGCGAACAATAGACTCCAATACCACATGACACTCCACGGAGGATCATAAGGCGCTGCCAATGAGGTAGTCCAGATAAATGTGAAAACTTGATTAACTAAA
This genomic window contains:
- the GPR179 gene encoding probable G-protein coupled receptor 179 isoform X2, encoding MGTLHVDVRLLSLGIDQCSQSSTWFANTHSCDENSTQCVSDERDGSILGRYRCMCQPGYYRRQPEGQDNSYLGATSCLPCSKGCATCVDSSPCTVKEEWALRVTVLSLQASAMLGVFLSMLVSYNFRESKRIRASGLLLLETILFGSLLLYFPVFIVYFKPGVFRCIALRWFRLLGFCIVYGTIVLKLYRVMKVFLSRTAQRVPYMTSMRLLRMLCIIVTVCIWFLAAWTVGTLENLQRGVPVVIRTQTQEGLIFYTCDYDRWDYMMSLAELLFLCWGSYLCYGARTVPSAFHEPRYMGLAIHNEMLISTAFHILRFVMVPSLHPDWTLLLFFIHTHGTVTMTLTLMFVPKFLHAGGPPREEIAEVYEDELDLRRSRSNLNSSITSAWSEHSLDPDDIRDELKKLYAQLEVHKTKKMTLNNPHLQKKRSSRRGLGRSIIRRITEVPDSKQSGREEREGSPGSTGGQRRRQQDSSSVKLREESLRQRVLSLRKSHSTYDHMQESKDTGATSPRLESSARDASLRDSLMRRNLARNVSLRSRGDSLRQAPLVCKSLSAHNLLADKKPLSVQPGTLQKSHSMMGSARGKGPLTDMSTERTMEGSRNPLLGGSFDKAEVCPWEVQELPTQCENRSQKHVTYAPGKCSSLDSSHSSEKPHGSRVKKGDVVGKHHSLGSSEEPKSPEEGHRCWKQNETENSSPLTIKPGTVQSEASKDTGLATTGTGVKSESIETARPPYKNTLKSLVLAVRAFKGTAVLRENKERMRQAVDGTVDTNKQLLEEVCPWETESNYTEEKKQKPPAFNMAETKGPICSSPQPNKSIDTQIKQEEKHSTPKLSKHTSPASRLERMSQLREAVCPWESMEGPREFQQKSNSVESRRIEICPWESTDSEGPGGPLSQSGSNLSFHSPSAEEKKGHNENVWEGEEKNARTESCHWERKNTEKTRKDICHWEADDEVLEMGGLSSSKLAMKLEVLGKQRDAICPWESEESGGSPGVLSQSQSKTFDGCPVQSKTSDSLDLEARRGEICPWESLDSEETPATMSQSQSHSWEPSSKVMDETSTWDSSQTSRPSKSPLVKSQSKQDSLSSWSSEDPRPLTKTMSKSESRIGDLYGSETNAKHERRCHYSLVEKSTRCSDEPGSSVKNTVDTTRQKAEAACVEKSNKLSEICPWEVLEEPTEVNETEVSGSKADVCPWDFQ
- the GPR179 gene encoding probable G-protein coupled receptor 179 isoform X1, whose amino-acid sequence is MAVLWWALLWCHHAQHFLHANEDFQSPSWNYAIDEWTPTPTPPPSPTSSSPLPTPSVPVSVPFFPDPSPTPPVSYSLPFSSSPTSPTQTTPFEPSTPYVDQPDEEGRKAAVQFLHSGDLFSLSEANCSRRFELTDLQGTPPEILLHHVRRPLDYLLHATNFLNMIFQASDMRESSIREDMEWYHALVRSLAGGDPHIHKAMLSFTAHPMSSKPQLLLQATKVGHEILLQDLSLSLHRVRHRIDFGNWSIFQANPSLTKAILLNDLQSLETPKWSRGDSYIVDPSHVQWSKPFLECEGSRFVQGWMVSLSTAFYGLKPDLSPEFKGTLHVDVRLLSLGIDQCSQSSTWFANTHSCDENSTQCVSDERDGSILGRYRCMCQPGYYRRQPEGQDNSYLGATSCLPCSKGCATCVDSSPCTVKEEWALRVTVLSLQASAMLGVFLSMLVSYNFRESKRIRASGLLLLETILFGSLLLYFPVFIVYFKPGVFRCIALRWFRLLGFCIVYGTIVLKLYRVMKVFLSRTAQRVPYMTSMRLLRMLCIIVTVCIWFLAAWTVGTLENLQRGVPVVIRTQTQEGLIFYTCDYDRWDYMMSLAELLFLCWGSYLCYGARTVPSAFHEPRYMGLAIHNEMLISTAFHILRFVMVPSLHPDWTLLLFFIHTHGTVTMTLTLMFVPKFLHAGGPPREEIAEVYEDELDLRRSRSNLNSSITSAWSEHSLDPDDIRDELKKLYAQLEVHKTKKMTLNNPHLQKKRSSRRGLGRSIIRRITEVPDSKQSGREEREGSPGSTGGQRRRQQDSSSVKLREESLRQRVLSLRKSHSTYDHMQESKDTGATSPRLESSARDASLRDSLMRRNLARNVSLRSRGDSLRQAPLVCKSLSAHNLLADKKPLSVQPGTLQKSHSMMGSARGKGPLTDMSTERTMEGSRNPLLGGSFDKAEVCPWEVQELPTQCENRSQKHVTYAPGKCSSLDSSHSSEKPHGSRVKKGDVVGKHHSLGSSEEPKSPEEGHRCWKQNETENSSPLTIKPGTVQSEASKDTGLATTGTGVKSESIETARPPYKNTLKSLVLAVRAFKGTAVLRENKERMRQAVDGTVDTNKQLLEEVCPWETESNYTEEKKQKPPAFNMAETKGPICSSPQPNKSIDTQIKQEEKHSTPKLSKHTSPASRLERMSQLREAVCPWESMEGPREFQQKSNSVESRRIEICPWESTDSEGPGGPLSQSGSNLSFHSPSAEEKKGHNENVWEGEEKNARTESCHWERKNTEKTRKDICHWEADDEVLEMGGLSSSKLAMKLEVLGKQRDAICPWESEESGGSPGVLSQSQSKTFDGCPVQSKTSDSLDLEARRGEICPWESLDSEETPATMSQSQSHSWEPSSKVMDETSTWDSSQTSRPSKSPLVKSQSKQDSLSSWSSEDPRPLTKTMSKSESRIGDLYGSETNAKHERRCHYSLVEKSTRCSDEPGSSVKNTVDTTRQKAEAACVEKSNKLSEICPWEVLEEPTEVNETEVSGSKADVCPWDFQ